tcgtttttttttgttcaaagGCAAGCTCTCTCACAACCAAAAGAAGAGACGAAAACTGAGCGATCCGCAAGTTGCAGAAAGATTTAACTTTTTGGACAAGACGTCTCAGTTGTAGTATGCAGAGCCAGCGACTCAAACAAGAAAAATCCTTCGGTGGGTCGTTTCATCCTTATCAACTCACCAGACCCACACGGGAGAGGCGTGGTAACGATCGGCATGGGcagaatcaagaagaatgaAAGTCCAGTAGCCTCGTCTCTTCGGTACTCGAGCAGAGACTACGAAATCTCCAGCTGCAGATCAACTGGCCGGACTCGTGCTTGTATTTGTGTCtatttccatttcttctttttgactGGTGACAGGGTCGAGATTACAACGGTCGAGGACATAGTCAAGATCTAGAGCAGTAGACACTCGAGGGGGGTGTAGTACAGGTATAGATGGTCCATCCTTGTGACCAATGTCTGATATCGAACTTTGCCCAAGAAGTAAAACTCCTGTGGCCCATCGGAGTTGATTGAATCATTGGATAACAATTGTCCAATCTTGGCTTTGCCCATAAAACATGGTTGAGAGTCTAATTGAGTGAGTGACGACAAGCGCCATTCTGCTCTGTCCAGATTCACCCATCTGCAACATGAAACACGGGCTCTGTCAGCGCATTGCCATTCATGTCcaagggagaggggaaaggagagagagagagagaaagagagactgCTCCCGCTTTGGCAGAGCTGATCGTCACCCGCAGGTACGGAATAGAGGCTGATCTTGATCTGGATTAGGTAACAGGACCGTAGTCGAGACGGGGCCTGTTGTTACAGACTAATGAGTTGGTTGACGAATGCCTGCTCCACCGGACCGTTTCCCAGACCGTAGACTTCAAAAGTTCACAGGTCGAGACTCACGCCTCACTGAGTACTCGCAGCAAACTGTCGGTGTCAATGGCTCAAATAAGATACGCTAGCAGGTGAACAATAAACTGATTGCTTTTCCTCTCGACAAAATGAATCATTTAGACTTGCATGTCATGGTATGCGgtttaaaaaaaaccacccAGTGTTGGTTGAggcgagagaaaaaagacagaaaagaaaaattaggCAAGCTGAAGCTAAATACATCAAACCGTCGCTATGAAATGGACCTTTCAACTCCCCATTAAGCacaggcaaaaaaaaaaagaaaaagaaagaaacaaataCATACAACTACAAGTGTCAGACAAATCATGTCACACCATGTCGCCCGTACACTCAAAACTCCGCAATGAGAGGTAGATCGCGAGAGCTTCGACCGGCCCAGATACGGAAAGTACCCTCGGTCGGCATCACCCAATTCTGCGCCCGTACACTCCAGTAACTCAAATCTTTCCGGGATAGGGTCATCTGTACGGTAGTATGCTCGCCCGGCTCCAGCGAGACCTTGGTGAAATTGCGCAGCACCCGATCGGGGAACTCGATATTCTCACGGCTCTGGCCCAATCCGCGGTGTTCTGCAACGTGTTCGGGGAAGGAGAGATAGACTTGGACAACTTCCTTGCCCGACCGTGGGCCAGTATTGCTCACGTTGACCGAGAGGGACACCATCTCATCGTAAAGTGACGGGTTGCCCCCTGGCCCGCCACCTGCCTCGGAAAGATGCTGGTGCGTTTTGTAACCGTCCGGATACGGATAAGAACCAGGCTTGGTTGCGGAGCTGTCCCGCGTGTAGGGATAAATGTATTTTGCAAGGGCATTGAAACCGGGCGGAAATCTCGTCGAGGTCTCTGCCGGGGGCTTGTTGTCGTACTTGGGCGGGTCAATCTCGTTCTTGGGCCGCGCGGCGGGAAGACGAGATTTCTCGCGAAGGGGTTTGATGGTGAGGGAGGAGATGTTGAAGGTAGTGTAGGACAGTCCAAACCCAAACTCGAACCGAGGGGCGATCTGCTTCTTGTCGAAATATCGATAATCAATGTAGAGTCCCTGATCAAACATCATTTCTGGTTGTCTGTCTCTTGTCGAGTACATCACTTTGGCTCCGGGGCCGTAGTCGTCCAGAGACCGACCGATGGTGTAAGGAAGACGGCCGCTGGCGTCGACGTCGCCGAAGAGAACGTCGACAAGAGCGTTTCCACTCTCCTGTCCAGGTAGATTGGCGTAGAGGACTGCGTGGACGCCTGGTAGATCGATCCAAGATTCCATCACCACGGGGCCCACAGAGTGAATCACGACAACCGTCTTGCCTTGTCCACCCCCACAGTTAGTAGCGACCCGCTCAATCAGCTTGGCCCCTCCGTGCTGAAGATCGAGGTTATTGCGATCGCCAAAGACATCGCCATCGTGGATGAAGCCTTCTCCCCCATCAGAATTGGCAAAGACAAGGCAGAGGTCTTGGTCGACCAAGTTCTTCATGGCAACATCCCTGCCGAAGAATCCTCGGACATCACTCTTTTCTGAAGGCCATGCAGCGCGAAGCGCATCCCACGGAGTGACGAGGTATGGGAAGTCGACAGCACCGCTGCCCCAACCAGATCCTAATGTTCCTTGATTGCAGCCGCGATCACCACAAACATTCGGACCCTCGCCGGGACCGGCATCCTCGCCGTAAATTCCCACACGATAGCGCTCTGTCGGGCCGCTGGCTGTCCGCGAAAGCGGGAGAGTATTGTTCACATTCTTAAGAAGAACAATTCCTTCGGCAGCTACCTTCCGAGCTAGAAGGGAATGAGACAATTCCTTGGAACCAGTCTCTTGCGCATTCACATAGTGATTGACCACCTCGTTGGATTGATCGTCTTTGCTGCCGGGATGGAGGCTTCCCATCTTCTCGTAAGTCCACGACGAAAAGTTGGGCCCGCCCTTTCCAAGGGGAGGAGGTTGGTCCCACGAATCCTGCCGAAAGTGATACCAGGCTGCAACAACACGCGTGACCATGTCGTTGAGACGCTCCATGGGCACTGAGGTGTTGAGAGCAGCTTGGGTCAAGCGCTGACCCCAGAAAGAATCACCATCTTCCCACTTTGCGCCATCACCGGGCATGCTCATGTCGAGACCACTCAGCGCACTTTGCACACCGGATCGCTGAGCAAGCCAATCTGACTGCACAAACCCTTGGAAGCCAAGCTCATCCTTCAAAATGCCGTTCAAGAGCTTGCTGTTTTCACAGGCGAAACTGTTATTGACCTTTTGGTACGAGCACATGACACTCGCCACATCAGCACGCACACTCTCTGCGAACGGCCATGCAAAAACTTCATGGAGTGTCCGATCATCCACATTGGATGAAATTGCATTTTCGCTGTCCCACTCTCCGACTTGGCGGAAATGCTCTTGCTCGTTCATCAACCAATGCTTCGCAGTCGCCATGACACCATTGCGCTGAATGCCCCGAATGGTTTCAGCCGCAGCAACACCTTGCAGAACAGGATCGGATCCAAAGCCTTCCCAGTTTCGACCACCAGCAGGCATCATACCCAAGGGACCCATGGATGGGCCGAGGAGAATGTTGACGCCTTTAGCCCGCGCCTCCTGGCCAAGCGCAAAACCTCGTTGCTGCATCAGCTCACGATTCCACGTGGCACCCGTCGTGATACCGGCCGGAAATGCAGTGATGTTGTCCGCAAAACGTAGCCCTAGTGGGCCATCTTGGAGACAAAGTGAGGGGAATTTGACATTCATCGCGGGCCCAGTGTTGCCAACACAGAGGCCCATTCTCCATCCCGTCCCAGTTGTAATGTTGACCTTCTCCACAAGCTCCATCCGTTCGACAAGATCGTGTGCCTTGCTATAGCTTTCTTTCCATGCACCGTTTGTCCCGCCGAGAGGAGTCGGATACCACGGAATAGATGACTAGAGTCGCAGGTTAGCAGGGGGTTCAAGTTGAGAGAATTGCAAAAGACATTCAAATTTGCACGGTGCAAAATATGAAGCGTGTGGCAAATGGAGAAGCGTACATATTCCTTCTGCTTTTTCCCACCCAGAACCCACGGTAAGCCCTTAGTTGCCAGCCACATCACAAGTAGACCGACAGCGATCAATGGAAAGACGTGCCACCAGGCTGTGATATGGAGCAACGACTTGATTCCCGACGCCCAGCTTCTGCGTCGTCCATCACCGTAGCCCGTGCCCCCCTGATTCTTGTGTGTCGGAATCCCGTACTCGTCACtatcttcatcatcaaacACGTACTTTGAAGCATGATCTAGATCCTCGTCGAACGTCTCTGAGAGTATGTCACGCTCTCTGCTCAGCATATTCTCAATGGCCTTGCTGACATCGCGCGGCTCACCCGGCCCGTCAATGGCGTCGGGGCTCGCAGAACTCGTATCCGGGGTGAATTGCACctgttttcc
The window above is part of the Penicillium oxalicum strain HP7-1 chromosome VI, whole genome shotgun sequence genome. Proteins encoded here:
- a CDS encoding putative beta-glucosidase E — translated: MSFNSGSSNPRRREYQSLDPPVSEDEWSSTELKKIPGMPRMKSRDAMKDSSLDDLLSSGDESDSHDGANVKLLPLDKNAQRKKKGKQVQFTPDTSSASPDAIDGPGEPRDVSKAIENMLSRERDILSETFDEDLDHASKYVFDDEDSDEYGIPTHKNQGGTGYGDGRRRSWASGIKSLLHITAWWHVFPLIAVGLLVMWLATKGLPWVLGGKKQKEYSSIPWYPTPLGGTNGAWKESYSKAHDLVERMELVEKVNITTGTGWRMGLCVGNTGPAMNVKFPSLCLQDGPLGLRFADNITAFPAGITTGATWNRELMQQRGFALGQEARAKGVNILLGPSMGPLGMMPAGGRNWEGFGSDPVLQGVAAAETIRGIQRNGVMATAKHWLMNEQEHFRQVGEWDSENAISSNVDDRTLHEVFAWPFAESVRADVASVMCSYQKVNNSFACENSKLLNGILKDELGFQGFVQSDWLAQRSGVQSALSGLDMSMPGDGAKWEDGDSFWGQRLTQAALNTSVPMERLNDMVTRVVAAWYHFRQDSWDQPPPLGKGGPNFSSWTYEKMGSLHPGSKDDQSNEVVNHYVNAQETGSKELSHSLLARKVAAEGIVLLKNVNNTLPLSRTASGPTERYRVGIYGEDAGPGEGPNVCGDRGCNQGTLGSGWGSGAVDFPYLVTPWDALRAAWPSEKSDVRGFFGRDVAMKNLVDQDLCLVFANSDGGEGFIHDGDVFGDRNNLDLQHGGAKLIERVATNCGGGQGKTVVVIHSVGPVVMESWIDLPGVHAVLYANLPGQESGNALVDVLFGDVDASGRLPYTIGRSLDDYGPGAKVMYSTRDRQPEMMFDQGLYIDYRYFDKKQIAPRFEFGFGLSYTTFNISSLTIKPLREKSRLPAARPKNEIDPPKYDNKPPAETSTRFPPGFNALAKYIYPYTRDSSATKPGSYPYPDGYKTHQHLSEAGGGPGGNPSLYDEMVSLSVNVSNTGPRSGKEVVQVYLSFPEHVAEHRGLGQSRENIEFPDRVLRNFTKVSLEPGEHTTVQMTLSRKDLSYWSVRAQNWVMPTEGTFRIWAGRSSRDLPLIAEF